The following is a genomic window from Mycolicibacterium sp. TY81.
GGGCCCGCTCGGCGACGATGACCAGCTGCTCGGAGCTGTCGTCGGGATCGCGCTTGAGGCCCGAGTGGGCGTCGGCGAAGACCTCGTCGGGCAGCTGGTTGGCCGGCACCGAGAACGCCGCGACGTAACCGACGCGCAACGCCTTGCTGGCCTCCTGCGCCGAGTACTCGAGGTCCTGCGGGTAGTGGTTACGGCCGTCGATGATCACCAGGTCCTTGACGCGGCCGGTGATGTACAGCTCGCCGTCGTGGTAGGCGCCGTAGTCGCCGGTGCGCACCCAGGTGGCGTCGTCGGCCGCGCCCTCGGCGTGCGACGGGCTGGTGCGCGACTTGAGGGTGTTCTGGAACGTCTCGACGGTCTCCTCGGGCTTGCCCCAGTAGCCGGTGCCCATGTTGGCGCCGCTGATCCAGATCTCGCCGATCTGGCCGTCGGGCAGCTCGGTGGCGGTCTCGGCGTCCACGATGACGGCCCATTCGTCGACACCGACCTTGCCGGCGCCGGCCTGGGCGACAGCCTTCGGCGAGTCGTCCGGAACCACCACGAAGGTGCCGGTGTTGAGGGCGTCGCGATCCACCGACACGATGGTCGGCTCGTCGGCCGACGGCGTGGTCGACACGAACAGCGTCGCCTCGGCCAGGCCGTAGGACGGCTTGATGGCCTTGGCGGGGAAGCCGAACGGACCGAAGGCCTCGTTGAACCGCCGCACCGTCGCCGCCGAAATCGGCTCGCTGCCGTTCAGCACGGCCTTGACGTTGGAGAGGTCGATCTTCTCCTTGGGCACGCCACGGGCGGCGGCGTGGTCGAACGCGAAGTTCGGGGCCACGGAGATGGTGCCGCCGGTGTCGCCTTCCTTGCGGGCGAGCTCACGGATCCAGCGCTCCGGCCGACGCACGAAGGCCGCCGGGGTCATGAACGTGAAGCTGTGGCCGATCATCGGCGCGAGCAGCGCGGTGATCAGGCCCATGTCGTGGAAGAACGGCAGCCAGGACAGGCCGCGGTCGCCCTCTTCGCCCTCGAGGGCCTCGACGACCTGCACCACGTTGGTGGCCAGGTTCAGGTGGGTGATCTGCACGCCCGTCGGGATGCGGGTCGAACCCGACGTGTACTGCAGGTAGGCGATGGTGTGCTCGTCGACGTCGTCGAATGGGATCCAGGTGACGGCGACCTCGTCCGGCACGGCGTCGACGGCGATGACACGCGGACGTTCATTGGCCGGGCG
Proteins encoded in this region:
- the fadD32 gene encoding long-chain-fatty-acid--AMP ligase FadD32 → MAFHNPFVKNGKITFPDGAGIVKHVERWAKVRGDRLAFRFLDFSTERDGEAKDLTWSQFSARNKAVAARLQQVTQVGDRVAILCPQNLEYLVAFYGVLYSGRIAVPLFDPSEPGHVGRLHAVLDDCKPSAILTTTAAAEGVRKFFRSRPANERPRVIAVDAVPDEVAVTWIPFDDVDEHTIAYLQYTSGSTRIPTGVQITHLNLATNVVQVVEALEGEEGDRGLSWLPFFHDMGLITALLAPMIGHSFTFMTPAAFVRRPERWIRELARKEGDTGGTISVAPNFAFDHAAARGVPKEKIDLSNVKAVLNGSEPISAATVRRFNEAFGPFGFPAKAIKPSYGLAEATLFVSTTPSADEPTIVSVDRDALNTGTFVVVPDDSPKAVAQAGAGKVGVDEWAVIVDAETATELPDGQIGEIWISGANMGTGYWGKPEETVETFQNTLKSRTSPSHAEGAADDATWVRTGDYGAYHDGELYITGRVKDLVIIDGRNHYPQDLEYSAQEASKALRVGYVAAFSVPANQLPDEVFADAHSGLKRDPDDSSEQLVIVAERAPGAHKLEPQPIVDDIRAAIAVRHGVTVRDVLLTAAGAIPRTSSGKIGRRATRAAYLDGTLRSGKVANAFPDDLN